GGCTTATCCGCTCTTTGAAGGATCGGGCTGGGAGACCGGGGAGTATTTTGAACTAAAAGGGTATAAGTCTGAAGAATGGAAGAAGCTTCAGCAGCAGACCAAGGAAAACGGTATGAGAAACGGGTACCTTATGGCGGTTGCACCAAACGGATCAACCTCCATTATAGCTGGATCCACGGCTTCCATTGATCCGATCTATGACCTGATCTCTTATGAGGAAAAAACGACTTACAAGATAGCAAACCCGGCTCCGGATCTGAGTCCGCAAACGATCTGGTATTACAAGACCGCTTTCCATATTGATCAGCACTGGTCAATCAGACAGGCTTCCGCCCGTCAGCGCCATATTGACCAAGGTCAAAGCTTCAATCTGTACGTTAAACCTGACATTAAAGCCAAGCAATTCCTGGAACTTCACCTGGATGCATGGAGAAGCGGCCTGAAAGCAAGCTATTATGTCCGCAGCCGTGCAGTGGAAGTGGAAGATTGCGTGGTATGCACATAAGCTGGGCGGAGCATCATTTCCGTAGTTAAGAATGTACCAACAGGAGGATCAAAGATGTTAACCAGACAGAAAGTATTTGATACGACGGCACCCAATAAATCCGACAAACTCATCGAAGGCTCATGCTCTTCCATTTTGAATTGGGATGATATCCGGAAGCCAGAAATGTATAAACTATATAAAGTTCTGATTGCCAACCACTGGATTCCGTCTGAAATTCCAATGAATAAGGACAAGCTGCAATTTGAACAGCTGACGGCACAAGAACAGGAGACCTACAAAAAAATTATCGGTCTTCTGGCTGTCCTGGATAGTATGCAAACCAACTTTGTTACAGATGTGGGAAATTATTTTACGGATTCGTCCCTGGTTGCCATCGCGGCGATTATCAACCAGCAGGAAGTTATTCATAATCAATCTTACTCCTACGTTTTGTCGAGCATTACTAATTATGAGGTACAGAAGGAAGTATTTGAGTACTGGAAAAAAGATGAGATTCTGCTGGAAAGGAATCTGTTTATTGCGGAGTTGTATCAGCGTTTTCGGGATGAGCCTACCCCGGCTACCTTCTTCGAGGCCGTCGTAGCTGACATGATTTTGGAGGGTATTTTCTTTTACAGCGGCTTTGCCTTCTTTTACCACCTGGCCCGCCAGCAAAAAATGCTGGGAACGAGCCAAATGATCAGTTATATTCAACGGGACGAGGCTCAACATGCCTACTTCTTTGGTGAAGTGTTCAAACTTCTTTTGACCGATTTTCCTGAACTAAACACAAGCGAACGTATCCAATATGTGTACGATACCATCGATCAGGCCGTTAAGCTTGAAGAAAAGTGGGCCCACTACGTACTGAATCAAATAGACGGGATTGATCTGGATGATTTTTCGCGGTACATCCGTTTTATTGCCAATAAACGTCTTAAAACAATGGGGCTTCAGCCGGCTTATGAAGGGGTCGATAATTGCATGCCATGGATCCGTCCTTTCTCGGATGAAGCTTTAAACCAGACAAAGACTGATTTCTTTGAGGCCAAATCCCGCACATATGCCAAAGTGTCTGATGATAACGGATTTGACGAACTTTAGACTGTTCGGATTATCTATTTTAAAAAAAAGCGTCAGTTATGTTAAAATCAGATTCTACTTTTGAGCAGGCATAGCCCCTTGCATCGGATGTATGCATGGGGCTATTTGTGTAAGCAATTGGCATCGTCCGATTTCAGGTTTATGCCGATTGCAGGTCTGATTAATTCTCTACTTCCGGTTTTTCGCTTGTTACGGCCACGTCTTTCCAGGTTAATTTAGAGCCTGGAGCAACATCATAGTTTTTCACACGATTGTTAACGCCGGTTAATTCAAACTTATAATGAAGCGGAATTAATGGAACTTCATCATGAATTAATTTTTGCCATTGGTCGTAAATGTCTTTCCTGTATTTGTCATCCATTGCTTTTGCAGAGATTCCCGCTTTCAGAAGCTCTTTATTTTTATCATGGACCCAACGATCATTGTTGAATTTTGAATCTTTTGCCCAAATACCGGATGGATCCGGGTCTGAACCCGTGCCCCAAGCGCCGGAAAAAACATCGACTTTTGGATCATCATTATTAATCATATCATAGAAGGAGTTAAACTCATGCAAGCGGCCATCAACCAGTTCTGCCTTTAGGCCAATGTCTTTCCATGATTGAATAAAGAACTTCGCAAGAGGATCACTTATATCACTGCCATCCATCGCTAATAAGTTTATTTTGAACTCCTGCTCCTTCGAATCTTCACGGAATCCGTCCCCGTTCGTATCCTTATAACCGGCTTCATCCAGCAATTTCTTTGCTTTCTCTACATCTTTGTCATAGGCGCCAAGTTTATTGTTATGGTATTTCGGCAAAGAAGGCGGTATCGGTGAATTAGCCTCAAAACGAAGGTTATAATACATTTTGTCAGCGATTGCTTTACGGTCAATGGCATAGGCCATGGCCTGTCGCAACCGGACATCCTTAAATTTGTCCCTATCCATGACGCTTTCCTGTTTCTCTTTGTCATAGTGGCCGAATTTAAAACCAATATAGCTGTAATACAAATCCGTTGCACCGATTAATTGCACATTTTTCAGTTTGCTTGTATTTGGATACTGGTCTGCGGTTACTTCGGCAATGTCAATTTCGCCCTTTTTGAGAGAAGCGTTGACTACGGAAGGATTGACCACTTTCAGTACCATGCTTTTCAGTTTAGGCTTTCCGGCCCAATAGTTGTCAAAGCGTTCAAACTCCACGGATTCACCCGGCACTATTTCCTTTACTTTAAAAGGACCAAAGCCTATTGGATTTTTGCGGATTTTATCAGATTCAGCCAATTTTTCAATCGGGACATCCCCTAAATATTTTTTATGGAGCGGTGCTGACCAAAGCCCGGTTTTCATAGAAGGGTTAGGTTCCTTATAGGTTATAGAAATCGTTTTTTCATCATTGACTTTTACACCGGATATTTTATCGGTTTTTCCTTCATGATACTCTTCCATTCCTTCAACCAGTTGTAGTTGTGTATTGTAACGGACTCCTGTATATTTCGGACTGCCGATGACAAGATAGGCATATTCCAAATCCTCAGCTGTCACAGGATTGCCGTCATGCCATTTCACATTATCTCTGATCTTCAAAGTAATGGTTCTTTTGTCATCCGAAATGGTAAACGTTGCGGGACCATCATTGTTGAATTCCCAGTTTTCATCCGTATAGAGCAGGCTCTCATCAAATTTAGAAATGATTACAAAATCAGGTTGGTCCTGATATAAGGCGTTGTTTAAGATACCTTTAAATGGTGTGCCGGCTACCAGACCAAATGTAAGGGAACCGTCTTGAATTTCTTGTTTGTCGTTTTTAGTGACACTGGGAAACTTGCTTGTTTCGACTTTCGGTGAATTGGATGGTTCACTTCCTTTGCTTCCATTTGCACCGCTGCCCGGGCTGCTTCCTCCGCTGCAGGCTGACAGCAGCAAGGCAGAGATGGCGAGCGCACTTAATGCTTTGACTAACCTTGGTTTGCCCATTTCAATAATCCCCCTTATCCTTTTCGTTGTTTGGCATCAGCTGAGCGTTTTAACGCTTGGCCGATGAAATTTATACACAGCATCAACATTAAAATCATCATTGATGCAGGTAACCAAATCCACCATTTATCCTGCAGGACATCCGGATTTCTGGCGTAACTGACAAGTGTACCGAGGCTGGGTGTGCTTTCCGGCAGACCAAATCCCAGAAAAGTAAGGCCTGATTCAATCCCGATATTACCTGCCAGGTTTAATGTGACACTGACAATAATGATGGAACTTAAATTGGGCAATACCTGGAAAATCATAATTTTCCAATTTGGTGTCCCTAATGTTTTGGAGGCAGAGACATAATCGAGTTCTTTTTCCGCTAATACTTTGGAACGAATGAGCCTCGCCTTACCGGTCCACAAGAAAATGCTCATAATTAAAATAAAAGTGAAGATGTTGTAAGTAGGGACAATGGTAACAAAAACAATCACAAGCATAAGGAAGGGCATCAGCATGATGAAATCGATCACACGCATGATGATGTTATCCACGATTCCTCCGAAATAACCGGCAATAAGGCCTATAGTGAGACCGATTAAACAGGTGAGAACGGTTATCGCTGCCCCGATGGTAAAGGAATTTCTAGTACCGATGATAAGCTGGCCGAAAATATCCCGTCCCCCGTAATCAGTTCCTAACCAATGCTCTGCCGATGGAGGGGAATAAATCGAGAGCAAATCAACCCGTACGATGTCTTCTTCCTTCAAAATAAAGGAAGTCAAATAGACAGCCAGCAGGAGCAAGGCAAGAAAGAATAATGAAAACATCGCAAGTTTATCTTGACGAATTTCACGCCACATAATGGAAAAAGTGGAGGGGCTTTTTTCGAGATGAACAGACATAACTTGTTTTTCAGGCTTGGTTATCATGAATATTCGTCCTTTCCCTTAATCAATACGGATACGCGGGTCAACGATACTGAGAATAATGTCAGAAAGGAGCGTTCCCAGAAGCGTCGCAAAACCGGTGAGCATAACCAGTGCGGTTACTACACTAAAGTCACGTTGGGAAATGGACTGTATAAATAATTGTCCTATTCCCGGATAACTAAAGATGCTCTCCAAAAAGATAGCCCCGCCCACTAATCCTGTTATTTCATACCCCAAAAAAGCGGCGATTGGCAGGAAAGAATTACGCAAAATATGTCTGGAATAAACTTTGGATTCCGGAACACCTTTTGATCTTACCGTACGCACAAAATCTTTATGTTTCGTATCAATAATTTCGCTTCGCAAATATTGTACAATTCCCACAGTTGAGATTAGTGCCCCGGAAAAAGCAGGGAGCAGAAGGTGATTGAACTTGCTCATGTAGTAAGCAAAGGTACCTGCTTCTACATAAGGATCTACACTTCCCCCAGTAGGAAAAAGGGCCAGTTGAAAGCCGAAAACAAAAAGCATGATTAGTCCAAAAATAAAGAGCGGTGTAGCAAAACCGAGATAATTATAAAAT
This Paenibacillus larvae subsp. larvae DNA region includes the following protein-coding sequences:
- a CDS encoding ABC transporter permease produces the protein MITKPEKQVMSVHLEKSPSTFSIMWREIRQDKLAMFSLFFLALLLLAVYLTSFILKEEDIVRVDLLSIYSPPSAEHWLGTDYGGRDIFGQLIIGTRNSFTIGAAITVLTCLIGLTIGLIAGYFGGIVDNIIMRVIDFIMLMPFLMLVIVFVTIVPTYNIFTFILIMSIFLWTGKARLIRSKVLAEKELDYVSASKTLGTPNWKIMIFQVLPNLSSIIIVSVTLNLAGNIGIESGLTFLGFGLPESTPSLGTLVSYARNPDVLQDKWWIWLPASMMILMLMLCINFIGQALKRSADAKQRKG
- the opp4B gene encoding oligopeptide ABC transporter permease gives rise to the protein MWKFILRRFLIMIPQLVILSVLVFLLAKAMPGDALTGAALDPNANQKAIEEQREKLGLNDPVPTQYIRWIKNVAQGDFGVSYAHKMKVTDLIGERLANSVTLAFFILLLTYLIALPLGMVSGRWNDSWADRFITFYNYLGFATPLFIFGLIMLFVFGFQLALFPTGGSVDPYVEAGTFAYYMSKFNHLLLPAFSGALISTVGIVQYLRSEIIDTKHKDFVRTVRSKGVPESKVYSRHILRNSFLPIAAFLGYEITGLVGGAIFLESIFSYPGIGQLFIQSISQRDFSVVTALVMLTGFATLLGTLLSDIILSIVDPRIRID
- the opp4A gene encoding oligopeptide ABC transporter substrate-binding protein, producing MGKPRLVKALSALAISALLLSACSGGSSPGSGANGSKGSEPSNSPKVETSKFPSVTKNDKQEIQDGSLTFGLVAGTPFKGILNNALYQDQPDFVIISKFDESLLYTDENWEFNNDGPATFTISDDKRTITLKIRDNVKWHDGNPVTAEDLEYAYLVIGSPKYTGVRYNTQLQLVEGMEEYHEGKTDKISGVKVNDEKTISITYKEPNPSMKTGLWSAPLHKKYLGDVPIEKLAESDKIRKNPIGFGPFKVKEIVPGESVEFERFDNYWAGKPKLKSMVLKVVNPSVVNASLKKGEIDIAEVTADQYPNTSKLKNVQLIGATDLYYSYIGFKFGHYDKEKQESVMDRDKFKDVRLRQAMAYAIDRKAIADKMYYNLRFEANSPIPPSLPKYHNNKLGAYDKDVEKAKKLLDEAGYKDTNGDGFREDSKEQEFKINLLAMDGSDISDPLAKFFIQSWKDIGLKAELVDGRLHEFNSFYDMINNDDPKVDVFSGAWGTGSDPDPSGIWAKDSKFNNDRWVHDKNKELLKAGISAKAMDDKYRKDIYDQWQKLIHDEVPLIPLHYKFELTGVNNRVKNYDVAPGSKLTWKDVAVTSEKPEVEN
- a CDS encoding ribonucleotide-diphosphate reductase subunit beta, giving the protein MLTRQKVFDTTAPNKSDKLIEGSCSSILNWDDIRKPEMYKLYKVLIANHWIPSEIPMNKDKLQFEQLTAQEQETYKKIIGLLAVLDSMQTNFVTDVGNYFTDSSLVAIAAIINQQEVIHNQSYSYVLSSITNYEVQKEVFEYWKKDEILLERNLFIAELYQRFRDEPTPATFFEAVVADMILEGIFFYSGFAFFYHLARQQKMLGTSQMISYIQRDEAQHAYFFGEVFKLLLTDFPELNTSERIQYVYDTIDQAVKLEEKWAHYVLNQIDGIDLDDFSRYIRFIANKRLKTMGLQPAYEGVDNCMPWIRPFSDEALNQTKTDFFEAKSRTYAKVSDDNGFDEL